In one window of Nicotiana tabacum cultivar K326 chromosome 12, ASM71507v2, whole genome shotgun sequence DNA:
- the LOC107824647 gene encoding glutaredoxin-C9-like, with protein MQEALPYKSWQNFPTDFRTLNKSSSLLNQESKGDVKNMITENAVIVFGRRGCCMSHVIKCLLHFLGVNPGIYDIEEKYENEVVKELEDIGGGDRKDGVLQLPAVFVGGELFGGLDRIMAAHISGELTPVLKQAGALWL; from the coding sequence ATGCAAGAAGCACTTCCATACAAGTCATGGCAAAATTTTCCAACAGATTTCAGAACTCTAAACAAATCTTCCTCTTTATTAAATCAAGAATCAAAAGGGGATGTCAAAAACATGATTACAGAAAACGCCGTTATAGTTTTCGGTCGGCGCGGCTGTTGTATGAGCCATGTTATAAAATGTTTGCTTCATTTTCTTGGAGTGAACCCGGGAATTTATGacattgaagaaaaatatgaaaatgaggtTGTAAAAGAGCTGGAGGATATCGGCGGCGGTGATCGGAAAGATGGTGTTTTGCAGTTGCCGGCGGTGTTTGTCGGAGGAGAGTTGTTCGGAGGACTGGATCGGATTATGGCTGCTCATATTAGTGGTGAATTGACTCCTGTATTGAAACAAGCTGGGGCATTGtggctttga